A single Arachidicoccus sp. BS20 DNA region contains:
- a CDS encoding TlpA family protein disulfide reductase, with product MKQLLFATVLLLCISANAQSNLPLAIEDPKMDAYLQNRKSATLSIQINNLPDSIKKTKITYTLVCFGSDFQVTKYTHTNANGFAKIILNQNFPYQQIWLSVGDYLYTGAYVNKDLTVIIDADKIKDKDGVFLIGNGVTYSGTDGELNTVINKHTLYKREEQNNLNDRLRELCQSRRKLSVDTFQQKTDSILQALTKIDNAFILQYPKYDWAIQNEVASGFYGELCTSYWGDKMPENLFAEINKHKPYFTSNDGVLFYRYFHTYITSAPDNRAVVFHQNELMKNYAHYNAEQKAVLDSINYYNNLPQEEKSKHSSSTTILMQKEFNLFPQEIEAMNINKNIKIIDSLFPQPKSDVLKTFFLDDGKNEFALVYPEILNSTKTGWCKQLVANELNEATIKQKSIDSLLASAKQLKGSDNFIGKPLETLPFGAALYQLDSVKNVDDLILNLKSKFKDKALVIDFWATWCAPCLQELPFSKKLHEANKDLPVEYIYICTNTASNINVWKNKIAELQLPGTHIFMDEKIVSALKSSFNNAGSGFPTYVAIGVDGKLRTKAIQWMQSLDRAGLKNATGL from the coding sequence ATGAAACAGCTATTATTCGCAACAGTACTGCTGCTCTGCATTTCAGCAAACGCGCAATCAAATTTGCCTTTGGCAATCGAAGACCCGAAAATGGATGCTTATCTGCAAAACCGAAAGTCCGCAACGCTAAGTATTCAAATTAATAACCTGCCGGATAGTATCAAAAAAACAAAGATTACGTACACGCTTGTGTGTTTCGGTTCGGATTTTCAGGTAACAAAATATACACATACAAATGCGAACGGGTTCGCAAAAATTATTTTAAATCAAAACTTTCCTTATCAACAAATATGGTTAAGTGTGGGAGATTATTTGTACACGGGCGCTTATGTAAACAAAGACCTGACAGTAATAATTGATGCAGATAAAATAAAAGATAAAGACGGCGTTTTTCTTATTGGCAACGGCGTTACTTATTCGGGCACAGATGGCGAACTCAATACCGTAATCAATAAACATACTTTGTACAAAAGAGAAGAACAAAACAATCTCAACGACAGGTTGCGCGAACTATGCCAATCGCGTCGAAAGCTAAGCGTAGACACTTTCCAACAAAAAACGGATTCAATTTTACAGGCGCTTACCAAAATTGACAACGCATTTATTCTTCAATATCCAAAGTATGATTGGGCAATTCAAAACGAAGTCGCATCAGGCTTCTACGGAGAATTATGCACTTCTTATTGGGGAGATAAAATGCCCGAAAATTTGTTTGCTGAAATAAATAAACATAAGCCTTATTTTACGAGCAATGACGGCGTTTTGTTTTATCGCTATTTTCATACATATATCACATCCGCACCCGACAATCGAGCTGTGGTTTTTCATCAAAACGAGCTTATGAAAAATTATGCCCATTACAACGCGGAACAAAAAGCAGTGCTCGATTCAATAAATTATTATAACAATTTGCCGCAGGAAGAAAAGAGCAAACATTCATCATCGACGACTATACTAATGCAGAAAGAATTTAATCTTTTTCCACAGGAAATAGAAGCAATGAACATTAACAAGAACATTAAAATAATAGACAGCCTTTTCCCGCAACCAAAATCCGACGTATTAAAAACATTTTTTCTTGATGATGGTAAGAATGAATTTGCATTGGTTTACCCTGAGATACTGAACAGCACAAAAACCGGATGGTGTAAACAGCTCGTTGCAAATGAGCTGAACGAAGCGACCATCAAACAAAAAAGTATTGACAGTTTGCTGGCATCTGCAAAGCAACTAAAAGGTTCGGACAATTTCATTGGAAAGCCTTTGGAAACATTACCATTCGGTGCCGCGTTGTATCAATTGGACAGCGTTAAAAATGTAGATGATTTGATTCTCAATCTTAAATCAAAATTTAAGGACAAAGCATTGGTTATCGATTTTTGGGCAACTTGGTGCGCGCCTTGTTTGCAGGAATTGCCTTTCAGTAAAAAGCTGCACGAAGCGAATAAAGATTTACCTGTCGAGTACATTTACATTTGCACAAACACCGCATCCAATATCAATGTTTGGAAAAACAAAATTGCAGAACTCCAATTGCCCGGTACACATATTTTTATGGATGAAAAAATAGTAAGCGCATTAAAAAGCAGCTTCAACAATGCCGGTTCCGGTTTCCCGACTTATGTGGCAATAGGCGTCGACGGCAAGCTGCGCACAAAAGCCATTCAATGGATGCAGTCTTTGGACAGAGCGGGATTGAAAAATGCGACAGGACTTTGA
- a CDS encoding isoprenyl transferase, giving the protein MKTDGNKKIISLHLRTHAFCVKMDNGYKEKIDLTKLPRHIAIIMDGNGRWAQEKGEDRLYGHYHGVNSVRSVVEGASELGIGYLTLYAFSTENWDRPMEEVTGLMELLVQTIRKEVPQLNKDNVRLKVIGDLSMLPPEAQREMNEALKETENNTGLTLVLALSYSSRWELEKAVQNIAMDIQNGKLNADDVNQSTLEKYLSTVDIPDPELMIRTGGEHRVSNFLLYQLAYTELYFTNDKWPDFDKEKLFKAVWEYQNRERRFGKTGEQIRNK; this is encoded by the coding sequence ATGAAAACGGACGGTAATAAAAAGATTATTTCATTACATTTGCGCACTCATGCTTTTTGCGTAAAGATGGATAACGGATATAAAGAAAAAATCGACCTTACAAAACTGCCCCGGCATATTGCCATCATTATGGATGGCAACGGCAGGTGGGCGCAGGAAAAAGGCGAAGACCGCTTATACGGGCATTATCACGGCGTAAACAGTGTGCGTTCGGTAGTGGAGGGAGCGTCAGAACTCGGCATAGGTTATTTGACATTATATGCATTCAGTACCGAAAACTGGGACAGACCGATGGAAGAAGTTACCGGCTTAATGGAGTTGCTGGTACAGACTATCCGTAAAGAAGTTCCGCAATTGAATAAAGACAATGTACGGTTGAAGGTTATCGGAGATTTATCTATGCTGCCGCCGGAGGCGCAAAGGGAAATGAACGAAGCATTGAAAGAAACCGAAAATAATACCGGTTTAACTTTGGTGTTGGCATTGAGTTATAGTAGCCGTTGGGAATTGGAAAAGGCTGTGCAAAATATTGCGATGGATATACAGAACGGCAAACTCAATGCAGATGATGTAAATCAATCAACATTGGAAAAGTACCTGAGTACTGTTGATATTCCCGACCCGGAACTAATGATAAGAACGGGCGGAGAACATAGAGTAAGCAATTTTTTGCTTTACCAGTTGGCGTACACGGAGTTATATTTTACAAATGACAAATGGCCAGATTTTGACAAAGAAAAGCTTTTTAAAGCTGTGTGGGAGTATCAGAACAGGGAGCGGCGTTTCGGGAAAACCGGAGAACAGATTAGAAACAAATAA
- a CDS encoding LytR/AlgR family response regulator transcription factor — protein sequence MIRAVIIDDEKNNIDNLTGLLKKYSLNVDVIGIATNADDGVQKILETNPDLLFLDIQMPDKNGFDVLRALPHHQFELIFVTAYDQYGIQAVKFAAIDYLLKPINPEELKISIAKVEEKLSRKKANLQLENLLELIKNKDSKKEHKLALATTKEIRFVNTSEIIRCESSNAYTTFYLSDGKNIMVSKPIFEYEELLTEYGFIRCHQSHLVNKKFIKSLIREDGGYLLLEDDTQIPISRNKKENVLKALTTLNK from the coding sequence ATGATACGCGCCGTAATCATTGACGATGAAAAAAACAATATTGATAATCTCACAGGATTGTTGAAAAAATATTCACTAAATGTAGATGTTATCGGAATTGCAACCAATGCAGATGACGGCGTACAAAAGATTCTCGAAACCAATCCGGACTTATTGTTTCTCGATATTCAGATGCCCGACAAAAACGGCTTTGATGTGTTGCGTGCATTGCCGCATCATCAGTTTGAACTCATTTTTGTTACGGCTTATGACCAATATGGCATACAAGCCGTGAAGTTTGCGGCGATTGATTATTTACTTAAACCCATTAATCCCGAAGAACTGAAAATTTCCATTGCAAAAGTGGAAGAAAAATTAAGCCGAAAGAAAGCAAATCTTCAATTGGAAAATTTGCTGGAACTCATTAAAAACAAAGATTCCAAGAAAGAACATAAGCTCGCATTGGCAACTACAAAAGAAATACGATTTGTAAACACAAGCGAAATTATTCGTTGTGAATCATCTAACGCTTACACAACTTTTTATTTATCCGACGGCAAAAATATTATGGTGTCCAAACCGATTTTTGAGTACGAAGAATTGCTGACGGAATATGGTTTTATTCGTTGCCATCAATCACATTTGGTTAATAAGAAATTTATCAAAAGCCTGATCAGAGAAGACGGCGGTTACTTATTGTTGGAAGATGATACACAAATTCCCATATCAAGAAACAAGAAAGAAAATGTGTTGAAAGCATTGACGACACTCAACAAATAA
- a CDS encoding Sec-independent protein translocase subunit TatA/TatB: protein MGELSFEKILVIAIVLLVLFGSKKIPEMMRGLGKGVREFNDAKKGMVNDFNEAKNEKSESAKTPSSITDVEHEAVK, encoded by the coding sequence ATGGGCGAACTTAGTTTTGAAAAAATATTGGTCATTGCTATCGTATTATTAGTACTTTTTGGCAGTAAAAAAATACCGGAAATGATGCGCGGGCTTGGAAAAGGCGTGCGCGAATTTAACGATGCTAAAAAAGGAATGGTAAACGATTTCAATGAGGCTAAAAACGAAAAATCCGAGAGTGCGAAAACACCGAGCAGCATTACCGATGTTGAACACGAAGCAGTAAAATAA
- a CDS encoding ABC transporter ATP-binding protein encodes MESIISIKNLEKSYGTKQVLNNINLDVYAGQVLGYIGPNGAGKSTTVKILCGLINDFSGSVTIKGVDLKEEPIKAKSLIGYVPESAELYDVLTPREFLSFIGNLYEMDEAVCQNRIVRIMSAFGLENNLDQRMESFSKGMKQKVLIASGILHNPDIIILDEPLSGLDANSVIIIKDLINRLAKEGKTIFYCSHMMDIVEKVSDRIILINNGSIIADGSIEELKQQNGNQSLEQIFSNLTNVNVGEASNDLMNAFN; translated from the coding sequence ATGGAATCAATTATATCCATCAAAAATTTAGAAAAATCCTACGGCACAAAACAAGTGCTGAATAACATTAACCTCGACGTTTACGCCGGACAGGTTTTGGGCTATATTGGTCCCAACGGAGCAGGCAAAAGCACGACCGTGAAAATTTTGTGCGGATTGATTAACGATTTTTCCGGCAGCGTAACCATCAAAGGCGTTGATTTGAAGGAAGAACCGATAAAAGCAAAAAGCCTCATCGGTTATGTGCCGGAATCTGCGGAACTGTACGACGTGCTTACGCCGAGAGAGTTTCTGTCGTTCATCGGAAATCTCTATGAAATGGATGAAGCCGTTTGCCAAAACAGAATTGTGCGCATCATGTCGGCATTCGGATTGGAGAATAATCTTGACCAGCGCATGGAAAGTTTCAGCAAAGGCATGAAACAAAAAGTATTGATTGCTTCGGGCATTTTACATAATCCCGACATTATTATTTTGGACGAACCTTTGAGTGGTTTGGACGCCAACAGCGTTATTATTATCAAAGATTTAATCAATCGTTTGGCGAAAGAAGGCAAAACCATTTTCTATTGCAGCCACATGATGGACATTGTAGAAAAAGTGAGCGACAGAATTATTTTAATCAATAACGGAAGCATCATTGCCGATGGAAGCATCGAAGAACTGAAGCAGCAAAACGGCAACCAAAGTCTTGAACAAATTTTCTCCAATCTTACCAATGTAAATGTGGGCGAGGCTTCCAACGATTTGATGAACGCTTTTAATTAA
- the porN gene encoding type IX secretion system ring subunit PorN/GldN gives MMQEKKFLYIVLTLAVLPVLASPLFAQTNNTLPTKLRPNFFSQGKADSLPVTVIPDNNTLPQGKMSLRNDFPYVQAPYQQSNALAYPRVRQEDIAYNVRVWEDVNTRKPQNRTMMYAMDDFGAQPLIAVILKAINANRLTAFDAQDDRFTTPLTPQKVKETMGNGLDTSATLDMDGNITGYQVRNKAVDLDSIYTFRLKEDWFYDKNYGRMMVRIIGIAPVIPFKLSTGEVIPNSEHPLFWIYFPDLRSILTKYKAYNTQAPGTKMPFDELFDLRQFKGRIVKSDYNNPGGENWNTLMPDLDEQQKTEEEIRKQIKEYGSDDYDMISQDTPPKKSKRK, from the coding sequence ATGATGCAAGAAAAGAAATTTTTATATATCGTTTTGACTTTGGCGGTTTTGCCGGTTTTAGCATCGCCTTTGTTTGCGCAAACAAATAATACGCTGCCGACTAAGTTGCGTCCCAACTTTTTTTCTCAGGGTAAAGCCGATAGTTTGCCGGTAACGGTTATTCCCGATAATAATACCTTGCCGCAAGGTAAAATGTCGCTGCGCAACGATTTTCCATACGTACAAGCGCCTTATCAGCAAAGTAATGCGCTTGCTTATCCGCGCGTACGACAGGAAGATATCGCTTACAATGTGCGTGTATGGGAAGATGTGAATACGCGTAAGCCGCAAAACAGAACCATGATGTACGCGATGGACGATTTTGGTGCACAGCCGTTGATTGCCGTTATTTTAAAAGCAATCAATGCGAACCGGTTAACGGCTTTTGATGCACAGGACGACCGGTTTACAACGCCGTTGACACCGCAAAAAGTAAAGGAAACTATGGGCAATGGTCTGGATACTTCCGCAACACTTGATATGGATGGAAATATTACAGGTTATCAGGTGCGCAACAAAGCAGTTGATTTGGATTCTATTTACACATTTCGTTTAAAAGAAGACTGGTTTTACGATAAAAATTATGGGCGAATGATGGTACGCATCATTGGTATTGCGCCGGTTATTCCGTTTAAATTATCCACAGGCGAAGTAATACCGAACAGCGAACATCCTTTGTTTTGGATTTATTTTCCCGACCTGCGTTCCATTCTTACAAAATACAAAGCTTACAATACACAGGCACCCGGCACAAAAATGCCATTTGATGAACTGTTTGATTTGAGGCAATTTAAAGGCAGAATCGTAAAGTCTGATTACAATAATCCCGGCGGCGAAAACTGGAACACGCTGATGCCCGATTTGGACGAACAACAGAAAACCGAAGAAGAAATTCGCAAGCAGATAAAAGAATACGGCAGCGACGATTATGATATGATTTCGCAGGATACACCTCCGAAAAAATCAAAGAGGAAATAA
- a CDS encoding sensor histidine kinase, giving the protein MQMRGILSIFIFLLIGISGFCQKLEMQLDSINPILKNDSHGDSIRKYLSVTMYSYPTPAYYSDVKNYKTKLKEPYLGMSAFYSNKLLVNPAFAIEKIPAILKYQNDSSFGDSHGFDSYSGKYAIPIFDSSGIIITVNGINQENADEYEFRVLENNTKVVLPWTTPKHFWKAYWMTKIADPKKIDTVTAYLGQFKDEYGKALIFQVRRKDMPDVIQASMSALWVSRTPKVVGIFTFSQLYDFLRLFKKQWMPNKAMMSMQDWTHDKTLLHLKHQFQSNENSIIFYLDDVVSTKDAIEYNVVQGNDSTGWRSNDFDLNFIWLKNLSPGNYQLKIRYSVQRQNMCIYPFTIKAAWYQTVWFKIGLILLSFLIIGFILLVLRSRNQARKIKTENVQKQLVQTELKSIRSQFNPHFVFNALSSIQGLITKNDSENASKYLIEFGDLMRDSLKASNSEFVSISKEIKMLENYLNLEKLRFGFTYQIITDENIDINAVEIPSLLLQPLVENAVKHGISALQEKGNLTVSFKKQKDDMIVSVTDNGKGFSENIETKGFGVQLTKDRIRLLNQTLHQQQITFSIVKNNNTQVIIHFKNWLI; this is encoded by the coding sequence ATGCAAATGCGAGGTATTCTTTCAATATTCATTTTTCTTTTGATTGGCATTTCGGGCTTTTGCCAAAAGCTGGAAATGCAGTTGGACAGTATTAATCCTATTTTGAAAAATGATTCGCATGGAGATTCCATTCGTAAATACCTTTCTGTTACAATGTATAGCTATCCCACTCCTGCTTATTATTCAGATGTAAAAAACTACAAAACCAAATTAAAAGAACCATATTTGGGAATGTCTGCATTTTATTCCAATAAATTACTCGTAAATCCTGCATTTGCAATAGAAAAAATTCCTGCGATTTTAAAATATCAAAACGATTCTTCCTTTGGAGATTCTCATGGATTTGATTCCTATTCAGGTAAATATGCCATTCCGATTTTTGATTCTTCTGGAATTATCATTACAGTGAATGGTATTAATCAGGAAAATGCTGATGAATATGAATTTCGCGTGCTGGAAAACAACACAAAAGTTGTTTTACCCTGGACAACTCCGAAACACTTTTGGAAAGCTTATTGGATGACAAAAATTGCCGACCCAAAAAAGATTGATACCGTAACAGCTTATCTCGGGCAGTTCAAAGATGAATATGGGAAAGCATTAATTTTTCAAGTAAGAAGAAAAGATATGCCCGATGTGATTCAGGCTTCCATGTCCGCGCTTTGGGTAAGCAGAACACCGAAAGTTGTAGGCATTTTTACCTTTTCTCAACTATATGATTTTCTCCGGCTTTTCAAAAAACAATGGATGCCCAATAAAGCGATGATGAGTATGCAGGATTGGACACACGATAAAACATTACTACATCTTAAACATCAATTTCAATCAAATGAAAACAGCATCATTTTTTATCTTGACGATGTTGTTAGTACGAAAGATGCGATTGAATACAATGTGGTACAAGGCAACGATAGCACAGGCTGGCGTTCCAATGATTTTGATTTAAATTTTATTTGGCTCAAAAATCTTTCACCGGGCAACTATCAACTCAAAATACGTTACAGCGTTCAACGGCAAAATATGTGCATTTATCCGTTTACAATCAAAGCTGCGTGGTATCAAACAGTTTGGTTTAAGATTGGATTAATATTGCTTTCTTTTTTGATTATCGGTTTTATTTTACTGGTGCTGCGCTCGCGCAATCAGGCAAGGAAAATAAAAACGGAGAACGTGCAAAAACAACTGGTACAAACCGAATTGAAATCCATTCGTTCGCAGTTCAATCCGCACTTTGTATTTAATGCTTTGAGTTCTATTCAAGGCTTGATAACCAAAAATGATTCGGAAAATGCTTCTAAATATTTAATCGAGTTCGGCGACCTCATGCGCGATTCGCTCAAAGCAAGCAACAGCGAATTTGTAAGCATTTCAAAAGAAATAAAGATGCTGGAAAATTACCTGAATCTGGAAAAGCTGCGCTTTGGTTTTACTTATCAAATTATTACAGATGAAAATATAGACATCAACGCTGTTGAAATTCCGAGCTTACTTCTGCAACCTTTGGTAGAAAATGCTGTAAAGCACGGCATATCTGCATTACAAGAGAAAGGAAATTTAACAGTGTCTTTTAAAAAACAGAAAGATGATATGATTGTTTCTGTAACGGATAACGGGAAAGGGTTTTCTGAAAATATAGAAACAAAAGGCTTCGGGGTTCAATTGACGAAAGACAGAATCAGGTTGCTGAATCAAACTTTGCATCAGCAGCAAATCACATTTTCCATTGTGAAGAACAACAACACACAAGTAATCATTCATTTTAAAAACTGGTTGATATGA
- the porK gene encoding T9SS ring complex lipoprotein PorK/GldK, whose protein sequence is MSKIKLNFYGALLLSAAAMFAGCKAKMSTATGLDDGVVHGAKYGVVPKGMDLPSNMVYVPTGSFQLAGGGSVSVNGFWMDKYEVTNAQYHQFVNWVRDSIAAVELGYVHVSQDGDTTVDWTKAKKINWKDSAILGRLTGLMLPPEDLLNNQPEIDPKKLVYTAHGYDFNAAAHHPDQPRKNFIYTYSVPIYPDTLVWIKDFDYSYNISMVRDYFSNPAYAQYPVVGVTWRQATAFAHWRTNYLNQYLGRKKLASGNVYRLPTEAEFEYAARGGHNNFLYPWGNYLKNNKGCIMANFKDGRGNYTDDGALYPARVDSYFPNDYGLYNMSGNVAEWTSTSFVNGYQVYDNDFNPNISINATSADAADLKRKTVRGGSWKDPAIDIRVNARSYEYMDSARSYIGFRCVIDIPPKASKK, encoded by the coding sequence ATGAGTAAAATCAAATTGAATTTTTACGGTGCGCTTTTGTTGTCTGCGGCAGCAATGTTTGCAGGCTGTAAAGCCAAAATGTCCACAGCCACAGGGCTGGACGATGGAGTAGTGCATGGCGCCAAATACGGCGTTGTTCCCAAAGGAATGGATTTACCATCGAATATGGTGTATGTGCCAACAGGGTCGTTTCAACTCGCGGGCGGCGGCAGTGTATCTGTTAATGGTTTTTGGATGGACAAATATGAAGTAACCAATGCACAATATCATCAGTTTGTCAATTGGGTACGTGATTCCATTGCTGCGGTTGAATTAGGTTATGTACATGTGTCGCAAGACGGAGACACAACTGTTGATTGGACCAAAGCAAAAAAAATAAACTGGAAAGATTCAGCCATTCTCGGTAGGCTTACAGGTCTGATGTTGCCGCCGGAAGATTTGCTGAACAACCAGCCCGAAATAGACCCGAAAAAATTGGTTTACACAGCGCACGGTTACGATTTTAATGCTGCGGCGCATCATCCCGACCAGCCGAGAAAGAACTTCATTTACACATACAGCGTTCCTATTTATCCCGATACTTTGGTTTGGATAAAAGACTTCGATTATTCATACAATATCTCCATGGTACGCGATTACTTTTCCAATCCTGCTTACGCGCAATATCCCGTAGTTGGCGTTACGTGGCGGCAGGCAACGGCTTTTGCCCATTGGCGTACTAATTATCTGAACCAATATTTAGGAAGGAAAAAATTGGCTTCGGGCAATGTTTACCGCTTGCCTACAGAAGCAGAATTTGAATATGCAGCGCGCGGCGGGCACAATAATTTCCTTTATCCATGGGGCAATTATTTGAAAAATAATAAAGGCTGCATCATGGCGAATTTTAAAGACGGCAGAGGCAATTACACCGACGACGGTGCTTTATATCCTGCACGTGTAGATTCTTATTTCCCCAACGATTACGGTTTGTACAATATGTCGGGTAATGTAGCGGAGTGGACTTCTACGAGTTTTGTAAATGGCTATCAGGTGTATGACAATGATTTTAATCCCAACATTAGTATTAATGCAACAAGCGCCGATGCTGCTGATTTAAAAAGAAAAACCGTGCGCGGCGGTAGCTGGAAAGACCCGGCAATAGACATTCGGGTTAATGCCAGAAGTTACGAGTATATGGATTCTGCCCGTTCCTATATCGGGTTTCGTTGTGTAATAGATATTCCGCCCAAAGCGTCTAAAAAATAG